From Pseudomonas sp. B21-028, one genomic window encodes:
- a CDS encoding PAS domain-containing methyl-accepting chemotaxis protein: MRNNQPVTQRERTFAAQQRLISTTNAKGVITYCNDAFVEISGFSKEELIGSPHNLVRHPDVPSAVFAHMWNTLKQGLPWMGIIKNRCKSGDHYWVNAYVTPVFENNQVVGYESVRVKPSAEQIARAEALYQRINQGKSAVPRSDKWVPMLQDWLPFILVSQLSFVVGAFLNSSWGFALAALLSVPLGLMGLQWQQRGIKRLLRLAEQTTSDPLIARMYTDSRGVQARLEMSILSQEARLKTCLTRLQDTAEHLNDQARQSNTLAHNSSSGLERQRVETEQVATAVNQMAATTQEVASHVQRTADATQEANRLTGRGRDIAGETREAIERLSVVVGETGQTVTQLAKDSDEIGGVVDVIKGIADQTNLLALNAAIEAARAGEMGRGFAVVADEVRQLAQRTSESTGQIHALIAKLQQTATNAVQTMDAGHRQAEEGVARVMEADAALVGISAAVANITDMTTQIAAATEEQSSVAEEISRNISNISELADQTSGQAHSSALLSEELTRTANTQYSLVERFNR; the protein is encoded by the coding sequence ATGCGTAACAACCAACCCGTCACACAACGCGAAAGGACCTTTGCGGCCCAACAACGATTGATCTCCACCACCAATGCCAAGGGCGTGATCACCTACTGCAACGACGCGTTCGTTGAGATCAGTGGGTTTTCAAAGGAAGAACTGATTGGTTCGCCCCACAACCTGGTGCGCCACCCCGACGTCCCGTCGGCCGTGTTCGCCCATATGTGGAACACCCTGAAACAAGGCTTGCCATGGATGGGCATCATCAAGAATCGCTGCAAGAGCGGCGATCACTATTGGGTCAACGCCTACGTCACCCCGGTGTTCGAAAACAACCAGGTGGTCGGCTACGAGTCGGTCCGGGTCAAGCCCAGCGCCGAGCAGATCGCCCGGGCCGAAGCCCTCTACCAGCGCATCAACCAAGGCAAGTCGGCGGTCCCGCGTAGCGACAAGTGGGTGCCTATGCTTCAGGACTGGCTGCCGTTCATCCTGGTCAGCCAGTTGAGCTTCGTCGTGGGTGCCTTCCTCAATTCCTCCTGGGGGTTTGCCCTGGCCGCCTTGCTGTCGGTGCCCCTGGGGCTGATGGGCCTGCAATGGCAGCAACGCGGGATCAAGCGCCTGCTGCGCCTGGCCGAGCAGACCACTTCCGACCCGCTGATCGCCCGGATGTACACCGATAGCCGTGGCGTCCAGGCGCGCCTGGAGATGTCGATCCTCAGCCAGGAGGCGCGCCTGAAAACCTGCCTGACCCGTCTGCAGGACACCGCCGAGCACCTCAACGATCAGGCGCGGCAATCCAACACCCTGGCCCACAACAGCTCCAGCGGCCTGGAACGCCAGCGGGTGGAAACCGAGCAAGTGGCCACGGCGGTCAACCAGATGGCCGCGACTACCCAGGAAGTCGCCAGCCACGTGCAACGCACCGCCGACGCCACCCAGGAAGCCAACCGCCTGACCGGTCGCGGACGCGACATCGCCGGGGAAACCCGCGAGGCCATCGAGCGCTTGTCCGTGGTGGTGGGCGAAACCGGCCAGACCGTGACCCAACTGGCCAAGGACAGCGACGAGATCGGCGGTGTGGTGGATGTGATCAAAGGCATCGCCGACCAGACCAACCTGCTGGCCCTCAACGCCGCCATCGAAGCGGCCCGCGCTGGCGAGATGGGCCGTGGCTTTGCGGTGGTGGCCGATGAAGTCCGGCAACTGGCGCAACGCACCAGCGAATCCACCGGGCAAATCCACGCCCTGATCGCCAAGCTCCAGCAAACCGCCACCAATGCCGTGCAGACCATGGACGCCGGTCATCGCCAGGCCGAAGAAGGCGTGGCGCGGGTGATGGAAGCGGATGCAGCGCTGGTGGGCATCAGCGCAGCGGTGGCCAACATCACCGACATGACCACCCAGATCGCTGCCGCCACAGAGGAACAAAGCTCGGTGGCCGAGGAAATCAGCCGCAACATCAGCAACATCTCGGAACTGGCCGACCAGACCTCGGGACAGGCCCACAGCTCGGCGCTCCTGAGCGAAGAACTGACCCGCACGGCCAATACCCAGTACTCGTTGGTGGAGCGGTTCAACCGCTGA
- the acnA gene encoding aconitate hydratase AcnA, which produces MPSLDSLKTLKTLQVDAKVYHYFSLPDAARSLGDLDKLPMSLKVLLENLLRWEDEKTVTGADLKALAGWLKERRSDREIQYRPARVLMQDFTGVPAVVDLAAMRAAVEKAGGDPQRINPLSPVDLVIDHSVMVDKFASRQAFEQNVDIEMQRNGERYAFLRWGQSAFANFSVVPPGTGICHQVNLEYLGRTVWTKEEDGRTYAFPDTLVGTDSHTTMINGLGVLGWGVGGIEAEAAMLGQPVSMLIPEVIGFKLTGKLREGITATDLVLTVTQMLRKKGVVGKFVEFYGDGLADLPLADRATIANMAPEYGATCGFFPVDDVTLDYLRLSGRPAETVKLVEAYCKAQGLWRLPGREPVFTDTLELDMSSVEASLAGPKRPQDRVSLPNVGQAFSDFLGLQVKPTSKEEGRLESEGGGGVAVGNADQVGEAEYEFEGHTYRLKNGAVVIAAITSCTNTSNPSVMMAAGLLAKKAVEKGLTRKPWVKSSLAPGSKVVTDYYQAAGLTEYLDQLGFALVGYGCTTCIGNSGPLPDPIEKAIQKADLTVASVLSGNRNFEGRVHPLVKTNWLASPPLVVAYALAGTVRIDISSEPLGNDRDGNPVYLRDIWPNSKEVADAVAQVDTGMFHKEYAAVFAGDEQWQAIEVPQAATYVWQPDSTYIQHPPFFDGIDGPPPAIRNIEGARVLALLGDSVTTDHISPAGNIKADSPAGRYLREQGVEPRDFNSYGSRRGNHQVMMRGTFANIRIRNEMLGGEEGGNTIYIPSGERMPIYDAAMLYQAKGTPLVVIAGQEYGTGSSRDWAAKGTNLLGVKAVIAESFERIHRSNLVGMGVLPLQFKLDQNRKSLNLTGKETLDILGLNDVELTPRMNLPLVITREDGSQERIEVLCRIDTLNEVEYFKAGGILHYVLRQLISG; this is translated from the coding sequence ATGCCGTCCCTCGATAGCCTGAAAACCCTTAAAACGCTGCAGGTCGACGCCAAGGTCTACCACTATTTCAGCCTGCCGGACGCCGCTCGCAGCCTCGGCGACCTGGACAAGCTGCCCATGTCGCTGAAAGTGCTGCTGGAAAACCTGCTGCGCTGGGAAGATGAAAAAACCGTCACCGGTGCCGATCTCAAGGCGCTGGCCGGGTGGTTGAAAGAACGTCGTTCCGACCGCGAGATTCAATACCGACCGGCACGGGTGTTGATGCAGGACTTCACCGGTGTCCCGGCCGTAGTCGACCTGGCCGCCATGCGCGCCGCCGTGGAAAAGGCCGGCGGCGACCCCCAGCGGATCAATCCGCTATCACCGGTGGACCTGGTGATCGACCACTCGGTGATGGTGGACAAATTCGCCAGTCGTCAGGCGTTCGAGCAGAACGTCGATATCGAGATGCAGCGCAACGGCGAACGCTACGCCTTCCTGCGCTGGGGCCAGAGCGCCTTCGCCAACTTCAGCGTGGTGCCGCCGGGCACCGGGATCTGCCACCAGGTCAACCTCGAATACCTGGGCCGCACCGTCTGGACCAAGGAAGAAGACGGCCGGACCTATGCCTTCCCGGATACCCTGGTGGGCACCGACTCCCACACCACCATGATCAACGGCCTCGGTGTGCTGGGCTGGGGCGTCGGCGGGATCGAGGCCGAAGCCGCCATGCTCGGCCAGCCGGTATCGATGCTGATTCCCGAGGTCATCGGTTTCAAACTCACCGGCAAGCTGCGCGAAGGCATCACCGCCACCGACCTGGTCCTCACCGTCACACAAATGCTGCGCAAGAAAGGTGTGGTGGGTAAATTCGTCGAGTTCTATGGCGATGGCCTCGCCGACCTGCCCCTGGCCGACCGCGCCACCATCGCCAACATGGCCCCGGAGTACGGCGCCACGTGCGGCTTCTTCCCGGTGGACGACGTCACCCTGGATTACCTGCGCCTGTCCGGACGCCCGGCGGAAACGGTGAAGCTGGTAGAGGCCTATTGCAAGGCCCAGGGCTTGTGGCGCTTGCCCGGCCGGGAACCGGTGTTCACCGACACCCTGGAGTTGGACATGAGCAGCGTCGAAGCCAGCCTGGCCGGGCCGAAACGCCCCCAGGACCGGGTTTCGCTGCCCAACGTCGGCCAGGCATTCAGCGATTTCCTCGGGCTGCAGGTCAAACCCACCAGCAAGGAAGAAGGCCGCCTGGAAAGCGAAGGCGGCGGTGGCGTTGCGGTGGGCAATGCCGATCAGGTAGGTGAGGCCGAATACGAGTTCGAAGGCCACACCTATCGCCTGAAAAACGGTGCGGTGGTGATCGCGGCCATTACTTCCTGCACCAACACGTCCAACCCCAGTGTGATGATGGCCGCCGGGCTGCTGGCGAAAAAAGCCGTGGAAAAAGGTTTGACCCGCAAGCCCTGGGTCAAGAGCTCCCTCGCGCCGGGCTCCAAGGTAGTCACCGATTACTACCAGGCCGCCGGCCTGACCGAGTACCTGGATCAACTGGGCTTTGCCCTGGTGGGCTACGGCTGCACCACCTGCATCGGCAACTCCGGCCCTTTGCCGGACCCGATCGAAAAAGCCATTCAGAAAGCCGACCTGACCGTGGCTTCGGTACTGTCGGGCAACCGCAACTTCGAAGGCCGCGTGCATCCGCTGGTCAAGACCAACTGGCTGGCCTCGCCGCCCCTGGTGGTGGCCTACGCCCTGGCCGGCACGGTGCGTATCGATATCAGCAGCGAACCGCTGGGCAACGACCGCGACGGCAATCCGGTGTATCTGCGAGATATCTGGCCCAACAGCAAGGAAGTCGCCGACGCCGTGGCCCAGGTGGACACTGGCATGTTCCACAAGGAGTACGCCGCCGTGTTTGCCGGCGACGAGCAATGGCAGGCCATCGAGGTGCCGCAAGCAGCGACTTACGTCTGGCAGCCAGACTCGACCTACATCCAGCACCCGCCCTTCTTCGACGGCATCGACGGGCCACCACCGGCCATCCGCAACATCGAAGGCGCCCGGGTATTGGCCCTGCTTGGCGATTCGGTCACCACCGACCACATCTCCCCGGCCGGCAACATCAAGGCCGACAGTCCGGCCGGACGCTACCTGCGTGAACAGGGCGTGGAACCGCGGGATTTCAACTCCTACGGCTCAAGGCGCGGTAATCACCAGGTGATGATGCGTGGCACGTTTGCCAACATCCGGATCCGCAACGAAATGCTCGGCGGCGAAGAAGGCGGCAACACGATCTACATTCCCAGCGGCGAAAGAATGCCGATCTATGATGCCGCCATGCTGTATCAGGCCAAGGGCACGCCGCTGGTGGTGATCGCGGGGCAGGAATACGGCACCGGCTCCAGTCGGGACTGGGCGGCCAAGGGTACGAACCTGTTGGGGGTCAAGGCGGTGATCGCCGAAAGCTTCGAGCGCATCCATCGTTCCAATCTGGTGGGCATGGGCGTACTGCCGTTACAGTTCAAGCTCGATCAGAATCGCAAGAGCCTGAACCTGACCGGCAAGGAGACCCTGGACATCCTCGGCCTGAACGACGTCGAACTGACACCGCGAATGAACCTGCCCCTGGTGATCACCCGCGAGGACGGTAGCCAGGAGCGGATCGAGGTGTTGTGTCGGATCGATACCCTGAATGAAGTGGAATACTTCAAGGCAGGCGGGATCCTGCACTATGTCCTGCGGCAATTGATTTCAGGTTAA
- a CDS encoding cbb3-type cytochrome c oxidase subunit 3 codes for MFLEMSTGMIRGLGTVVVFVAFIGLLLWAFSSKRGPEFAQARLLPFADEPPADTAHPQDPATRSTRP; via the coding sequence ATGTTTCTTGAAATGAGCACTGGAATGATCCGCGGACTGGGCACGGTGGTGGTGTTCGTCGCCTTCATCGGCCTGCTCCTGTGGGCCTTCAGCAGCAAGCGCGGCCCGGAATTCGCCCAGGCGCGCCTGTTGCCGTTCGCCGACGAGCCGCCAGCCGACACCGCCCATCCCCAAGACCCTGCAACAAGGAGCACCCGGCCATGA
- a CDS encoding CPBP family intramembrane glutamic endopeptidase, producing MPALPWPYLAFLSIGYCLALVFGTLAWTAAISIALLLLAGYAVRQQQLPIGRFLGHALFLVLAVALALHWMPGFFNGRAIAAHRLTDDAVPFAMYFNQDKPLIGFWLLLACPWIIGRRTLGLSILATALGLTLSAILALGGAIVLGMIHWAPKWPDQAWIWVANNLLLVTMVEEALFRGYIQGGLSRRFSLLPHGDNLALLLASLLFGLVHAGAGWQWVLLSGLAGIGYGLAYRFGGLGAAIATHFGLNLLHFALFTYPMLA from the coding sequence ATGCCTGCTCTGCCCTGGCCCTACCTGGCCTTCCTGTCCATCGGCTATTGCCTGGCCTTGGTCTTCGGAACATTGGCCTGGACCGCCGCCATCTCAATCGCACTGCTGCTACTCGCCGGTTATGCGGTTCGCCAGCAGCAGCTACCAATCGGCCGGTTTCTCGGTCACGCCCTTTTCCTCGTCCTGGCCGTCGCCCTGGCGCTGCACTGGATGCCGGGCTTTTTCAACGGGCGGGCAATCGCGGCCCATCGCCTGACCGATGACGCCGTACCATTTGCCATGTACTTCAACCAGGACAAGCCGCTGATCGGCTTCTGGTTGCTGCTGGCCTGTCCATGGATCATCGGCCGGCGCACGCTTGGCCTATCGATCCTGGCCACGGCCCTGGGCCTGACGCTGAGCGCAATATTGGCCCTGGGTGGGGCGATCGTGCTGGGCATGATCCACTGGGCACCGAAGTGGCCGGACCAGGCGTGGATCTGGGTCGCCAACAATCTTTTGCTGGTGACGATGGTGGAGGAAGCGCTGTTTCGTGGCTACATTCAAGGCGGTCTGAGCCGGCGTTTCAGCCTCCTACCCCACGGCGACAACCTGGCGTTGCTCCTGGCCTCGCTGCTGTTCGGCCTGGTCCATGCCGGCGCGGGTTGGCAATGGGTGCTGCTGTCCGGCCTGGCGGGAATCGGCTACGGCCTTGCCTATCGCTTCGGCGGCCTGGGCGCGGCAATCGCCACCCACTTTGGCCTCAATCTGCTTCATTTCGCCCTATTTACCTACCCGATGCTGGCGTGA
- the ccoN gene encoding cytochrome-c oxidase, cbb3-type subunit I — protein sequence MNTSISTAYNYKVVRQFAIMTVVWGIVGMGLGVFLAAQLVWPQLNFDLPWTSFGRLRPLHTNAVIFAFGGCALFASSFYSVQRTCQTRLFAPKIAAFCFWGWQLVILLAAISLPLGYTSSKEYAELEWPIDILITIVWVAYAIVFFGTVAKRNTKHIYVGNWFFGGFILTVAILHIVNNLELPVSFTKSYSVYAGATDAMVQWWYGHNAVGFFLTAGFLGMMYYFVPKQAERPVYSYRLSIVHFWALITLYIWAGPHHLHYTALPDWAQSLGMVMSLILLAPSWGGMINGMMTLSGAWHKLRSDPILRFLVVSLAFYGMSTFEGPMMAIKTVNALSHYTDWTIGHVHAGALGWVAMISIGALYHMIPKVFGRPQMHSIGLINAHFWLATIGTVLYIASMWVNGIAQGLMWRAVNEDGTLTYSFVETLVASHPGFIVRLVGGAVFLSGMLLMAYNTWRTVRAYQPAEVAAAAQMA from the coding sequence ATGAACACTTCTATCAGTACCGCCTACAACTACAAGGTGGTCCGCCAATTCGCCATTATGACGGTGGTGTGGGGCATCGTCGGCATGGGACTCGGGGTTTTTCTCGCTGCCCAATTGGTCTGGCCGCAGCTCAACTTCGATTTGCCCTGGACCAGCTTCGGTCGCCTGCGCCCGCTGCACACCAACGCGGTGATTTTCGCCTTCGGTGGCTGCGCCCTGTTCGCCAGTTCGTTCTACTCGGTACAGCGCACCTGCCAGACCCGGTTGTTTGCACCGAAAATCGCTGCGTTCTGCTTCTGGGGCTGGCAACTGGTGATTCTGCTGGCGGCCATCAGCCTGCCGCTGGGCTACACCAGCTCCAAGGAGTACGCCGAGCTGGAATGGCCGATCGACATTCTGATCACCATCGTCTGGGTTGCCTACGCCATCGTGTTCTTCGGCACCGTGGCCAAGCGCAACACCAAGCACATCTACGTCGGTAACTGGTTCTTCGGCGGCTTCATCCTGACCGTGGCGATCCTGCACATCGTCAACAACCTGGAACTGCCAGTGAGCTTCACCAAGTCCTACTCGGTGTATGCCGGGGCCACGGACGCGATGGTGCAATGGTGGTACGGGCACAACGCCGTGGGCTTTTTCCTCACCGCGGGCTTTTTGGGGATGATGTACTACTTCGTGCCGAAGCAGGCCGAGCGTCCGGTGTATTCCTATCGCTTGTCCATCGTGCACTTCTGGGCGCTGATCACCCTGTACATCTGGGCCGGCCCCCACCACTTGCACTACACCGCATTGCCGGATTGGGCGCAGTCCCTGGGCATGGTGATGTCGCTGATCCTGCTGGCACCCAGCTGGGGCGGCATGATCAACGGCATGATGACCCTCTCGGGCGCCTGGCATAAGCTGCGCAGCGATCCGATCCTGCGCTTCCTGGTGGTATCCCTGGCGTTCTACGGCATGTCGACCTTCGAAGGTCCGATGATGGCCATCAAAACTGTCAACGCCCTCTCCCACTACACCGACTGGACCATCGGCCACGTCCACGCCGGCGCGCTCGGCTGGGTGGCGATGATTTCCATCGGCGCGCTCTATCACATGATCCCGAAAGTCTTCGGCCGGCCACAGATGCACAGCATCGGCCTGATCAACGCGCATTTCTGGCTCGCGACCATCGGCACCGTGCTCTACATCGCTTCGATGTGGGTCAATGGCATCGCCCAGGGCCTGATGTGGCGCGCGGTGAACGAGGACGGCACGCTCACCTACTCCTTCGTCGAAACCCTGGTGGCCAGCCACCCCGGCTTCATCGTGCGGCTGGTGGGCGGAGCGGTGTTCCTCAGCGGCATGCTGCTGATGGCCTACAACACCTGGCGCACCGTGCGGGCCTACCAGCCTGCCGAAGTCGCCGCTGCCGCGCAGATGGCTTGA
- a CDS encoding alpha/beta family hydrolase → MDKQHKASIDGDQWARCVAQHGWLWTAAQSGAGAEAPTLILAHGAGAPMDSGFMNEMAARLAAHGVNVLRFEFPYMAQRRLDGGKRPPNPAPKLLECWREVYALVRPYVAGRLAIGGKSMGGRMASLLADELQADALVCLGYPFYAAGKPEKPRVEHLAGLKTPALIVQGERDALGNREAVKGYTLSPSIEVLWLVAGDHDLKPLKASGFSHEQHLETAALGVAGFLLRV, encoded by the coding sequence ATGGACAAACAGCACAAGGCCAGTATTGACGGGGATCAATGGGCACGGTGCGTGGCGCAACACGGCTGGCTGTGGACGGCGGCGCAATCGGGTGCCGGTGCCGAGGCGCCCACCCTGATCCTTGCCCACGGTGCCGGCGCGCCGATGGACAGCGGCTTCATGAACGAAATGGCCGCGCGCCTTGCTGCCCATGGGGTCAACGTGTTGCGTTTCGAATTTCCCTACATGGCCCAACGGCGCCTCGACGGGGGCAAACGTCCACCCAACCCGGCGCCGAAACTGCTGGAGTGCTGGAGAGAGGTGTATGCGTTGGTGCGGCCTTATGTCGCTGGGCGGCTGGCCATCGGCGGCAAGTCCATGGGCGGGCGGATGGCCAGCCTGTTGGCTGACGAACTGCAAGCGGACGCCCTGGTGTGCCTGGGCTATCCCTTTTATGCGGCGGGTAAGCCGGAGAAACCCCGGGTCGAGCATTTGGCCGGGTTGAAGACCCCGGCGTTGATCGTCCAGGGTGAACGCGATGCGCTGGGCAATCGTGAGGCGGTGAAGGGCTACACCTTATCGCCGAGTATTGAGGTGCTGTGGTTGGTGGCGGGGGATCATGATTTGAAACCGCTGAAGGCTTCGGGGTTTAGTCATGAGCAGCACTTGGAAACTGCGGCGCTGGGGGTGGCGGGGTTTCTTCTTCGGGTGTGA
- the ccoN gene encoding cytochrome-c oxidase, cbb3-type subunit I, whose amino-acid sequence MSTAISPTAYNYKVVRQFAIMTVVWGILGMGLGVFIASQLVWPELNFDLPWTTFGRLRPLHTNLVIFAFGGCALFATSYYVVQRTCQTRLISDSLAAFTFWGWQAVIVGAIVTLPMGFTTTKEYAELEWPLAILLAIVWVTYGLVFFGTIVKRKTKHIYVGNWFYGAFIVVTAMLHIVNHMSLPVSLFKSYSAYSGATDAMIQWWYGHNAVGFFLTTGFLGMMYYFVPKQAERPIYSYRLSIVHFWALITLYIWAGPHHLHYTALPDWAQSLGMAMSIILLAPSWGGMINGMMTLSGAWHKLRTDPILRFLVVSLAFYGMSTFEGPMMAIKTVNSLSHYTDWTIGHVHAGALGWVAMISIGAIYHMIPKLFGRAQMHSTPLINAHFWLATIGTVLYIASMWVNGITQGLMWRAINDDGTLTYSFVEALQASHPGYIVRALGGAFFASGMLFMAYNVYRTVRASDPAEAEAAAKIAVVGAH is encoded by the coding sequence ATGAGCACAGCAATCAGTCCGACTGCTTATAACTATAAGGTAGTCCGCCAGTTCGCCATCATGACGGTGGTCTGGGGGATCCTTGGCATGGGGCTCGGTGTCTTCATCGCCTCGCAACTGGTCTGGCCGGAGTTGAACTTCGATCTGCCATGGACGACGTTTGGACGCCTGCGCCCGCTGCACACCAACCTGGTGATCTTCGCCTTCGGTGGTTGTGCATTGTTTGCCACTTCCTACTACGTCGTGCAGCGAACCTGCCAGACGCGACTGATCTCCGACAGCCTCGCGGCCTTCACCTTCTGGGGTTGGCAAGCGGTCATCGTCGGCGCGATCGTGACCTTGCCCATGGGTTTCACCACCACCAAGGAATACGCGGAACTGGAATGGCCCCTGGCTATTCTGCTGGCCATCGTCTGGGTGACCTACGGCCTGGTGTTCTTCGGCACCATCGTCAAGCGCAAGACCAAGCACATCTACGTCGGTAACTGGTTCTACGGTGCCTTCATCGTCGTGACGGCCATGCTGCACATCGTCAACCACATGTCGCTGCCGGTCAGCCTGTTCAAGTCGTACTCGGCCTATTCGGGCGCGACCGACGCGATGATCCAGTGGTGGTACGGCCACAACGCCGTGGGCTTCTTCCTGACCACCGGCTTCCTGGGGATGATGTACTACTTCGTGCCGAAGCAGGCCGAGCGTCCGATCTACTCCTATCGCCTGTCCATCGTGCACTTCTGGGCGCTGATCACCCTGTACATCTGGGCCGGCCCGCACCACCTGCACTACACCGCGCTGCCGGACTGGGCGCAGTCCCTGGGCATGGCCATGTCGATCATCCTGCTGGCGCCAAGCTGGGGCGGCATGATCAACGGCATGATGACCCTCTCGGGCGCCTGGCATAAGCTGCGTACCGACCCGATCCTGCGTTTCCTGGTGGTTTCGCTGGCGTTCTACGGCATGTCGACCTTCGAAGGCCCGATGATGGCCATCAAGACCGTCAACTCCCTGAGCCACTACACCGACTGGACCATCGGCCACGTCCACGCTGGCGCGCTCGGCTGGGTGGCGATGATTTCCATCGGCGCCATCTACCACATGATCCCGAAACTGTTCGGTCGTGCGCAAATGCACAGCACCCCGCTGATCAACGCGCACTTCTGGCTCGCGACCATCGGTACCGTGCTCTACATCGCCTCGATGTGGGTCAACGGCATCACCCAGGGCCTGATGTGGCGTGCGATCAACGACGACGGCACCCTGACCTACTCGTTCGTCGAAGCGCTGCAAGCCAGCCACCCTGGCTACATCGTCCGAGCCCTGGGCGGCGCGTTCTTCGCCAGCGGCATGCTGTTCATGGCCTACAACGTGTACCGCACCGTTCGTGCTTCTGACCCGGCTGAAGCTGAAGCCGCCGCCAAGATCGCCGTAGTTGGAGCTCACTGA
- the ccoP gene encoding cytochrome-c oxidase, cbb3-type subunit III — MTTFWSTWICVLTLGSLIGLTWLLIGTRKGETKGSVDQTMGHSFDGIEEYDNPLPQWWFLLFAGTLVFSVGYLVLYPGLGNWKGILPGYDSGWTGVHEWEKEMAKADARFGPIFAKFAAMPVEEVAKDPQALKMGGRLFASNCSVCHGSDAKGAFGFPNLADNNWRWGGAADTIKTTIMAGRMAAMPAWGEVLGDAGVKNVAAYVRRDLAGLPLPADSGADLEAGKQAFSTTCVACHGANGQGTEAMGAPNLTQPAGFIYGTSLAQLQQTIRHGRQGHMPAQSELLGNDKVQLLAAYVYSLSKREEQLSGEPQASNIK; from the coding sequence ATGACCACCTTCTGGAGTACGTGGATCTGCGTACTGACCCTCGGCAGCCTGATCGGCCTGACCTGGCTGTTAATCGGTACCCGCAAGGGCGAAACCAAGGGCAGCGTCGACCAGACCATGGGCCACAGCTTCGACGGCATCGAGGAGTACGACAACCCGCTGCCGCAGTGGTGGTTCCTGTTGTTCGCCGGCACCCTGGTGTTTTCCGTCGGTTACCTGGTCCTGTACCCGGGCCTGGGCAACTGGAAAGGCATCCTGCCCGGCTACGACAGTGGCTGGACCGGCGTCCATGAATGGGAAAAGGAAATGGCCAAGGCCGACGCCAGGTTCGGGCCGATCTTCGCCAAGTTCGCGGCGATGCCCGTGGAAGAAGTCGCCAAGGACCCTCAGGCCTTGAAAATGGGTGGCCGCCTGTTCGCCTCCAACTGCTCGGTCTGCCACGGCTCGGACGCCAAGGGCGCCTTCGGCTTCCCGAACCTGGCCGACAATAACTGGCGCTGGGGCGGCGCGGCCGACACCATCAAGACCACCATCATGGCGGGACGTATGGCGGCAATGCCGGCGTGGGGCGAAGTGCTGGGGGATGCCGGGGTCAAGAACGTAGCAGCGTATGTGCGTCGTGACCTGGCCGGCCTGCCGCTGCCAGCGGACAGCGGCGCCGACCTGGAAGCCGGCAAACAGGCGTTCAGCACCACCTGCGTCGCCTGTCACGGCGCCAACGGCCAAGGCACCGAAGCCATGGGCGCGCCGAACCTGACGCAACCAGCGGGCTTCATCTACGGCACCAGCCTGGCACAGTTGCAACAGACCATCCGACACGGCCGCCAGGGCCATATGCCGGCGCAGAGCGAACTGCTCGGCAACGATAAGGTGCAACTGCTCGCTGCTTACGTCTACAGCCTCTCGAAGAGAGAGGAGCAGTTGAGCGGCGAGCCGCAAGCTTCAAACATCAAGTAA
- the ccoO gene encoding cytochrome-c oxidase, cbb3-type subunit II, whose translation MKHETIEKNVGLLMLLMVLAVSIGGLTQIVPLFFQDVTNKPVDGMKPYTALQLEGRDIYIREGCVGCHSQMIRPFRAETERYGHYSVAGESVWDHPFLWGSKRTGPDLARVGARYSDDWHRAHLYNPRNVVPESKMPAYPWLVTQGVDSSHTETKLRAMRTLGVPYTDDDIAGSVASLKGKTEMDALVAYLQVLGTAIKSKR comes from the coding sequence ATGAAACACGAAACAATCGAAAAAAACGTCGGCCTGCTGATGCTGCTGATGGTCCTGGCCGTGAGCATCGGTGGCCTGACCCAGATCGTGCCGCTGTTCTTCCAGGACGTGACCAACAAACCGGTGGACGGCATGAAGCCCTACACCGCCCTGCAACTGGAAGGTCGCGACATCTACATCCGCGAAGGTTGCGTCGGCTGCCATTCGCAGATGATCCGCCCGTTCCGTGCCGAGACCGAGCGCTACGGCCATTACTCGGTGGCGGGCGAAAGCGTCTGGGACCATCCATTCCTGTGGGGCTCCAAGCGCACCGGGCCGGACCTGGCCCGGGTCGGTGCACGCTACTCCGACGACTGGCACCGCGCGCACTTGTACAACCCGCGCAACGTCGTGCCCGAGTCGAAGATGCCGGCCTACCCGTGGCTGGTGACCCAGGGGGTGGACAGCAGCCACACCGAAACCAAGCTGCGCGCCATGCGCACCCTCGGCGTGCCTTACACCGATGACGACATCGCCGGCAGCGTGGCCTCGCTCAAGGGCAAGACCGAAATGGACGCACTGGTGGCCTACCTGCAAGTGCTCGGCACTGCCATCAAGAGCAAGAGGTGA